In Corylus avellana chromosome ca2, CavTom2PMs-1.0, the following proteins share a genomic window:
- the LOC132168594 gene encoding uncharacterized protein LOC132168594 produces MQELTTSEALEEGNVEGTSVDDRMQEIVTQVLGGRRAGHVRGMGCGLIPTPLRTSSQAFTHFDNHDECRKRQEDTQSELQQTRIELHQYRENLQANVEETNKLKATVEFLMSRIGGSGGSLLGGASSEANN; encoded by the exons atgcaagaattaacaaccagtgaggccttagaggaaggcaatgtggagggaacaagtgtggatgaccgaatgcaagaaatagtcacacaagtactagggggccgacgagctgggcacgttagaggaatgggatgcggtcttattcctacccctttaagaacttcatctcaagcgttcacccacttcgacaaccacgatgagtgtaggaaaagacaagaagatactcaaagcgagcttcaacagactagaattgaacttcatcagtacagggagaatttgcaagccaacgttgaggaaacgaacaaattaaaagccactgttgagttcttaatgtcacgtattggagg gtctggagggagcttgcttggaggtgcatcaagtgaagccaacaattga
- the LOC132169704 gene encoding uncharacterized protein LOC132169704 → MSFILRLRHNLANGLSRKSLVALNPINFNGFTRSFGQPAKEEEEEEVEIDQRRLPTDYDQATFDPTEHRSPPTDRVFRLVDEVSGLSLAEACELGVVMMRKMGMKEPPTVGVMKPGAAGVAGIAVKAATSAKEEKKPEKTVFELKLESYEAAAKIKVIKEVRSFTDLGLKEAKDLVEKTPSIFKKGVSKEEAEQIIEKMKALGAKVIME, encoded by the coding sequence ATGAGCTTCATTTTGAGATTAAGGCATAATTTAGCTAATGGGTTATCCAGAAAATCTTTGGTAGCACTAAATCCCATTAACTTCAATGGGTTCACTCGAAGTTTTGGTCAACCTGcaaaggaggaagaagaggaagaagttgagATTGATCAGAGAAGGCTCCCAACTGATTATGATCAAGCTACTTTCGATCCTACGGAGCATCGTAGTCCTCCAACGGACCGTGTCTTTAGGCTTGTAGACGAAGTTTCAGGACTCTCATTGGCTGAAGCTTGCGAGTTGGGAGTCGTTATGATGAGAAAAATGGGAATGAAGGAACCACCAACAGTGGGAGTCATGAAACCAGGAGCTGCTGGAGTGGCTGGAATTGCAGTGAAGGCAGCAACATCCGCCAAGGAGGAGAAGAAACCAGAAAAGACTGTTTTTGAATTGAAACTGGAGTCGTACGAAGCTGCCGCAAAGATCAAGGTAATCAAGGAGGTTAGGAGTTTTACGGATTTGGGTCTCAAGGAAGCCAAAGACTTGGTGGAGAAGACACCTTCAATTTTCAAAAAGGGAGTATCAAAAGAAGAAGCTGAACAAATAATTGAGAAGATGAAAGCTCTTGGGGCTAAGGTTATCATGGAATGA
- the LOC132171382 gene encoding germin-like protein subfamily 1 member 13, translated as MMKGVHFLAIVALLSLASSFVSAFDPSPLQDICVAIDDPKSAVFVNGKFCKDLKDSNANDFFFEGLQNPGNTDNKVGSNVTTVNVDQIKGLNTLGISLVRIDYAPYGQNPPHTHPRGTEILVVVEGSLLVGFVTSNMENRLFTKVLNKGDVFVFPIGLIHFQFNVGHSNALAFAALSSQNAGVITIADAVFGSDPPINPDVLAKAFQLDKKIIEELQKKFEY; from the exons ATGATGAAAGGAGTCCATTTCCTTGCAATTGTTGCTCTCTTGTCACTTGCATCCTCCTTTGTCTCTGCCTTCGATCCCAGCCCTCTTCAGGACATTTGTGTTGCAATTGATGACCCCAAgtctgcag TGTTTGTGAATGGGAAATTCTGCAAGGATTTGAAGGATTCCAATGCCAATGATTTCTTTTTCGAAGGACTCCAAAATCCTGGAAATACAGATAATAAAGTTGGGTCGAATGTCACTACCGTAAATGTGGATCAAATAAAAGGCCTCAACACTCTAGGCATATCCTTAGTTCGTATTGACTATGCACCATATGGCCAAAATCCTCCCCACACTCACCCTCGTGGTACTGAGATTCTAGTAGTGGTTGAAGGTTCTCTTTTAGTTGGTTTTGTCACATCTAACATGGAGAACCGCCTTTTCACCAAAGTTCTAAACAAGGGAGATGTATTTGTATTCCCAATTGGTCTCATTCACTTCCAGTTCAACGTGGGACACTCCAATGCTCTAGCCTTTGCTGCTTTGAGTAGCCAGAATGCTGGTGTCATCACGATTGCAGACGCTGTTTTTGGATCTGATCCTCCCATCAATCCTGATGTTCTCGCCAAGGCCTTCCAACTTGACAAGAAGATTATTGAAGAGCTTCAGAAAAAGTTCGAAtactaa